The following proteins come from a genomic window of Synechococcus sp. BIOS-E4-1:
- a CDS encoding TIGR03279 family radical SAM protein, with product MWNEPSAGVAVAALDPASPSRQPEPAVVASVESGSIGEELGFEPGDQLLSINGVRPRDLIDYRYLIVEEELTLEVRDSAGALHCVELEKDADDGLGLAFTEALFDGLRQCTNRCPFCFIDQQPPGHRDSLYLKDDDYRLSFLYGSYLTLTNLSDADWERIEQQRLTPLFVSVHATDPDLRSALLENPRAGKLLKQLEWFAQRKLQIHAQVVVCPGLNDGDALLRTLRDLACFTGVEWPAVLSAAVVPVGLTRFRPPGDGLRAVTPEDARRVIDAVEPLQSEFQGRFGSRFVWLSDEWYLIAGRPLPPRLSYEDLPQQENGVGTIRAFLESLDEATESLPERVAVPRRSSWVVGRLVDKALETVTERLNRIDGVCLRMHGLPSPYWGQDQVVTGLLTGQDLLDGLKDQDLGDQLLLPSVMLRQGQPVFLDDMTLDQVQAQLPVPIRIVHGAADIVAAVLGDPEKTT from the coding sequence GTGTGGAATGAGCCTTCCGCAGGGGTTGCTGTCGCGGCTCTGGACCCCGCAAGCCCCTCACGACAGCCTGAGCCTGCAGTGGTGGCTTCAGTCGAGTCAGGCTCCATTGGAGAGGAACTGGGGTTCGAGCCAGGGGATCAGCTGCTCAGCATCAATGGTGTGCGCCCCCGCGATCTCATTGATTACCGCTATCTGATTGTTGAGGAGGAGCTGACGCTTGAGGTTCGTGACAGCGCCGGTGCGCTGCATTGCGTCGAGCTGGAGAAGGATGCGGACGATGGCTTGGGGCTGGCTTTCACCGAAGCTCTCTTTGACGGCCTTCGTCAATGCACCAATCGTTGCCCCTTCTGCTTCATCGATCAGCAGCCGCCGGGCCATCGAGACAGCCTATATCTCAAGGATGACGATTATCGACTCAGCTTCCTTTACGGCTCCTATCTCACTCTCACCAACCTGAGTGATGCCGATTGGGAGCGGATTGAGCAGCAACGGCTGACACCGCTTTTCGTGTCTGTGCATGCAACAGACCCCGATCTGCGATCCGCACTTCTGGAGAATCCAAGAGCAGGAAAGCTGCTGAAGCAGCTGGAGTGGTTTGCGCAGCGCAAGTTGCAGATTCACGCGCAGGTAGTGGTGTGCCCCGGTCTTAATGACGGTGATGCACTTTTAAGGACTCTTCGCGATCTCGCCTGTTTTACAGGTGTTGAGTGGCCTGCAGTGCTTTCGGCTGCGGTGGTACCGGTGGGGCTGACTCGTTTCCGCCCACCTGGTGATGGGTTACGGGCTGTCACCCCTGAAGATGCCAGGCGGGTGATTGACGCAGTGGAACCGCTCCAGTCTGAGTTCCAAGGGCGCTTCGGCAGTCGATTTGTTTGGTTGTCGGATGAGTGGTATTTGATAGCGGGTCGTCCACTTCCTCCACGCCTCAGCTATGAGGATCTCCCTCAGCAGGAAAACGGCGTGGGAACGATCCGGGCGTTTCTCGAGTCCCTGGATGAGGCCACGGAATCACTGCCAGAGCGAGTCGCCGTGCCACGGCGCAGCAGTTGGGTGGTGGGTCGTCTCGTCGACAAGGCTCTGGAGACGGTCACCGAACGTCTCAACAGGATTGATGGCGTCTGCCTGCGGATGCACGGTCTTCCCAGTCCCTACTGGGGACAGGACCAGGTGGTCACCGGTCTGCTGACTGGTCAGGATCTGCTGGATGGCCTCAAGGATCAGGACCTGGGGGATCAGTTGCTGCTGCCGTCGGTGATGTTGCGGCAGGGGCAGCCTGTTTTTCTTGATGACATGACTCTGGATCAGGTTCAGGCGCAACTTCCTGTCCCGATTCGGATCGTGCATGGAGCAGCTGACATCGTGGCCGCAGTGCTCGGAGATCCAGAGAAAACCACCTAA
- a CDS encoding undecaprenyl-diphosphate phosphatase: protein MSEPGLLEAIWRNVVLGVVQGLTEFLPISSTAHLKVVPALAGWQDPGVSATAVIQLGSIVAVIGYFRDDLAGVWKGISAALRRGQWREPEARLGIAMAIGTVPILVVGLGIKVFWPGYETSLLRSEPVIAVVSIVMALLLALAEKLGPRLKRLDQVQGRDGLVVGLAQVLALIPGVSRSGSTLTASLFDSWKRPDAARFSFLLGIPAITLAGLIQLKDAFSDPSAGGALPLLIGIFSAAVVSWLAIDWLLKYLQRHSTWIFVIYRLLFGVLLLVWWSAAGPN, encoded by the coding sequence GTGTCAGAACCCGGACTGCTTGAGGCCATCTGGAGAAATGTTGTTCTGGGTGTCGTTCAGGGCCTGACTGAGTTTTTGCCGATCAGCAGCACGGCCCACCTGAAGGTGGTGCCCGCCTTGGCCGGCTGGCAGGATCCCGGTGTGTCGGCCACGGCTGTCATCCAGCTGGGCAGCATCGTCGCGGTTATCGGCTATTTCCGCGACGACCTTGCTGGGGTTTGGAAGGGAATCAGTGCTGCCCTGCGGAGAGGGCAGTGGCGGGAGCCCGAAGCCCGTCTGGGGATTGCAATGGCCATTGGCACTGTGCCGATCCTGGTGGTGGGGCTTGGCATCAAAGTGTTCTGGCCCGGCTATGAGACGTCTCTGCTGCGCAGCGAACCGGTGATCGCCGTTGTGTCGATTGTGATGGCGTTGCTGCTGGCTCTGGCGGAGAAGCTTGGCCCCCGCCTCAAGCGACTCGACCAGGTGCAAGGGCGTGATGGCCTGGTGGTGGGTCTCGCCCAGGTGCTCGCTCTGATTCCTGGGGTTTCCCGATCGGGGAGCACTCTCACCGCCTCGCTCTTTGACAGCTGGAAGCGTCCGGATGCGGCCCGATTTTCTTTTTTGTTGGGCATTCCAGCCATCACCCTGGCGGGTTTGATTCAGTTAAAGGATGCTTTTAGTGATCCCAGCGCTGGTGGCGCGCTGCCCCTGTTGATCGGAATTTTTTCTGCAGCAGTGGTCTCCTGGCTGGCCATCGACTGGCTGTTGAAGTACCTGCAACGTCACAGCACCTGGATTTTCGTGATCTACAGGTTGCTCTTCGGAGTGTTGCTGCTGGTGTGGTGGTCCGCCGCCGGCCCAAACTGA
- a CDS encoding vitamin K epoxide reductase family protein, which yields MGTTRLTSRRRQDQGFKWARISMAVLATVGVIDTGSITLKRWGMLGELICPMGGDGCDKVLNSPWGTLAQTDAVSIPLSFAGLLAYLAVLVMALVPLLPGLMENRSDLSRRTWWGLFAVSLGMAVFSLVLLGLMVFKIQAFCFFCVLSATLSILLLILCVIGGGWDDPSQLFFRGILLALAVLLGSLIWASVLDPDRPEAAVTGPGAPPLVTTESTPAKVALAEHLTATGAVMYSAYWCPHCHEQKEDFGLEAANKLTIVECAQDGQNSQRALCQSKKIEGFPTWEINGKLDSGVKNLKTLAGLSGFKGDTNF from the coding sequence ATGGGCACCACCCGACTCACCAGCCGACGTCGTCAGGACCAGGGCTTCAAATGGGCGCGCATCAGCATGGCGGTGCTGGCAACCGTCGGGGTGATCGATACCGGTTCGATCACGCTTAAGCGTTGGGGGATGCTCGGTGAGCTCATTTGCCCGATGGGCGGAGATGGGTGCGACAAGGTCCTGAACAGTCCCTGGGGAACCCTGGCTCAGACGGATGCCGTCAGCATCCCGTTGTCCTTTGCCGGACTGCTGGCCTACCTCGCTGTTCTGGTGATGGCCCTTGTGCCTCTTTTGCCGGGATTGATGGAGAACCGCAGCGATCTGTCCAGGCGCACCTGGTGGGGACTGTTCGCTGTGTCTCTTGGGATGGCGGTCTTCAGCTTGGTGCTGCTGGGCTTGATGGTCTTCAAGATTCAGGCCTTCTGTTTTTTCTGTGTGCTCTCAGCGACCTTGTCGATTCTGCTGCTGATCCTTTGCGTGATCGGCGGTGGATGGGACGACCCCTCTCAGCTGTTCTTCCGCGGCATTCTCCTGGCTCTGGCTGTCTTGCTCGGCAGTTTGATCTGGGCCTCGGTTCTTGACCCTGACCGGCCGGAGGCTGCTGTGACCGGCCCTGGTGCACCTCCTCTTGTCACCACCGAAAGCACTCCTGCCAAGGTGGCTCTGGCTGAACATCTCACCGCCACCGGAGCAGTCATGTACAGCGCTTACTGGTGTCCTCACTGCCATGAGCAGAAGGAGGACTTTGGTCTGGAAGCTGCCAATAAGCTCACCATCGTTGAATGTGCCCAGGATGGTCAGAACAGTCAACGCGCCCTCTGCCAGAGCAAGAAGATCGAAGGTTTCCCCACCTGGGAGATCAACGGCAAACTCGATTCAGGTGTCAAAAATCTGAAAACCCTGGCAGGCCTCTCCGGCTTCAAGGGAGACACCAACTTCTGA
- a CDS encoding MFS transporter, protein MSHPSPHARQRVIFLIASGLSTAGSFAGLTAKGWILMDETKAPMVLALNFAALSLPTILVSGPAGVRTDRVGCERVLIQAQWALLGAGLLGALSIPVFDGQAQVLMLLASTLLVGIAGAYELTARNKYCALLLDDNSELAPFLTSFSVVFNVGKLVGPLLGGVLITLAGPATALTLDAATYLIPIASVIWLLHPRTELEERSAPGDKASLRVAWRECGSTLRHVLMFTGLMCVVGFFHPGLGPLIAASELGNTPMDLAVFTSVLALGSIAGGLLLQRNSHRFCRRPSRTLAGFALITAVAQLGMAHGGDVPFLLAMTLMIGAGTAGLLSSSNLITQVGSTQILRGRMAGLGQIAFLGGGGLSGLIAAQLTVMMGLQATFAISGTLGVFFAVLEIWRRGDSVLTEIRSV, encoded by the coding sequence TTGAGCCATCCTTCACCGCATGCACGCCAACGCGTCATCTTCCTGATCGCATCCGGCTTGAGCACTGCCGGTTCGTTCGCAGGGCTCACCGCCAAGGGCTGGATCCTGATGGATGAAACCAAGGCACCCATGGTGCTGGCACTGAATTTCGCCGCACTCTCCCTGCCTACGATACTGGTGAGCGGCCCCGCCGGCGTGCGCACCGATCGGGTTGGCTGTGAGCGGGTGTTGATCCAGGCACAGTGGGCACTGCTCGGCGCAGGCCTGCTGGGAGCCCTTTCCATTCCAGTGTTCGATGGGCAAGCACAGGTCTTGATGTTGCTGGCCAGCACCTTGCTGGTGGGCATTGCCGGTGCCTATGAACTCACGGCTCGCAATAAATACTGCGCGCTGCTGTTGGACGACAACTCCGAGCTGGCACCCTTCCTGACGAGCTTCTCAGTGGTCTTCAACGTCGGGAAGCTAGTAGGCCCCCTCCTGGGGGGAGTGCTCATCACTCTGGCGGGTCCGGCCACAGCCCTCACTCTTGATGCCGCCACTTACCTGATACCGATCGCCAGTGTGATCTGGCTGCTGCATCCGAGAACGGAACTGGAGGAGCGCAGTGCGCCGGGAGATAAGGCGTCACTGCGCGTGGCCTGGAGGGAATGCGGCAGCACGTTGAGGCACGTGCTGATGTTCACCGGATTGATGTGCGTGGTGGGCTTCTTCCACCCTGGGCTTGGGCCCTTGATCGCCGCTAGCGAACTGGGCAATACCCCGATGGATCTTGCTGTTTTCACCAGCGTTCTGGCCCTGGGAAGCATTGCTGGTGGGCTGCTGCTGCAACGCAACAGTCACCGTTTCTGCCGAAGACCCTCTCGGACTCTGGCCGGTTTTGCACTGATCACCGCCGTGGCTCAACTGGGGATGGCCCATGGGGGTGACGTGCCCTTCTTGCTCGCAATGACGCTGATGATCGGAGCAGGCACTGCGGGGCTGCTGAGCAGCAGCAACCTGATTACCCAGGTGGGTTCAACACAGATCCTGCGCGGCCGTATGGCTGGCCTTGGACAGATTGCCTTTCTGGGAGGCGGTGGACTCAGTGGGCTGATTGCCGCACAACTCACCGTAATGATGGGACTTCAGGCGACTTTCGCCATCAGCGGCACTCTCGGAGTCTTTTTTGCAGTGCTTGAGATCTGGCGCCGCGGCGACTCTGTGCTGACCGAAATCAGATCAGTTTGA
- the rimO gene encoding 30S ribosomal protein S12 methylthiotransferase RimO, translating into MSPDQAPGRDMVSTRPTVAFAHLGCEKNRVDTEHMLGLLTRAGYGVSSDESDANVVVVNTCSFIQEAREESVRTLVGLAEQGKELIIAGCLAQHFQEELLDSLPEAKAIVGTGDYQHIVEVLERVEAGERVNRVSKNPTFVGDETLPRYRTTGEAVAYLKVAEGCDYRCAFCIIPHLRGNQRSRTIESIVSEAHQLAEQGVQELILISQITTNYGQDIYGRPRLADLLRALGDVEIPWIRVHYAYPTGLTPEVIAAYKDVPNVLPYLDLPLQHSHPKVLRAMNRPWQADVNDRLMNQLREQLPDAVMRTTLIVGFPGETEEQFEHLAGFLESQRFDHVGVFTFSAEEGTAAAKLPNPVPAEIATARKDRLMTLQQPISAEANTRWVGRTVDVLIEQHNPSTGDMIGRCARFAPEVDGEVQVQPRADGMQAGPGTMVPVRINSADIYDLSGEIVGASEMVASARSST; encoded by the coding sequence ATGTCACCGGACCAAGCTCCCGGCCGCGACATGGTCAGCACACGACCAACGGTGGCTTTCGCCCATCTGGGATGCGAAAAGAACCGGGTCGACACCGAACACATGCTCGGCCTGCTGACACGAGCAGGCTATGGGGTCAGCAGTGACGAAAGTGATGCCAACGTTGTGGTGGTCAATACCTGCAGCTTCATCCAGGAAGCCCGGGAGGAATCGGTCCGCACGCTGGTGGGACTCGCTGAGCAAGGCAAGGAACTGATCATCGCCGGCTGCCTGGCACAGCATTTTCAGGAAGAGCTGCTCGACTCTTTACCGGAAGCCAAAGCCATCGTCGGCACTGGCGATTACCAGCACATTGTGGAGGTGCTGGAGCGAGTCGAGGCGGGGGAACGCGTCAACCGGGTCAGCAAGAACCCGACGTTCGTCGGCGATGAAACCCTTCCCAGGTATCGCACCACCGGAGAAGCGGTTGCGTATCTCAAAGTGGCCGAAGGTTGCGACTATCGCTGCGCGTTTTGCATCATTCCGCATCTGCGTGGCAATCAACGTTCAAGAACGATCGAATCGATCGTTTCTGAAGCCCATCAACTGGCGGAACAGGGCGTTCAGGAACTGATTCTGATCAGCCAGATCACCACCAATTACGGGCAGGACATCTACGGACGGCCTCGCCTTGCGGACCTTCTCAGGGCCCTCGGTGACGTTGAGATTCCCTGGATTCGGGTTCATTACGCCTACCCCACAGGCCTGACCCCTGAAGTGATCGCCGCATACAAGGATGTCCCCAATGTTCTCCCCTATCTCGACCTGCCTCTCCAGCACAGCCACCCCAAGGTACTGAGAGCCATGAACCGTCCCTGGCAGGCGGATGTCAACGACCGTCTGATGAACCAGCTGCGGGAACAGCTGCCGGATGCCGTGATGCGCACCACGCTGATCGTGGGCTTTCCCGGTGAAACGGAGGAGCAATTCGAACACCTGGCTGGGTTCCTTGAAAGCCAGCGATTCGATCACGTTGGAGTGTTCACCTTCTCCGCGGAGGAAGGAACGGCCGCAGCAAAGCTCCCCAATCCAGTGCCAGCCGAGATTGCCACTGCCAGGAAAGATCGGCTGATGACCCTGCAACAACCGATCTCGGCCGAGGCCAACACCCGCTGGGTGGGGCGCACCGTGGATGTGCTGATCGAGCAGCACAATCCGAGCACTGGAGACATGATTGGCCGCTGTGCCCGCTTTGCACCTGAAGTGGATGGCGAAGTGCAGGTGCAGCCACGCGCGGACGGCATGCAAGCAGGACCGGGAACCATGGTTCCGGTGCGAATCAACAGTGCCGACATTTACGACCTGAGCGGAGAGATCGTAGGAGCAAGCGAAATGGTGGCCTCTGCTCGCAGCAGCACTTGA
- a CDS encoding DUF3120 domain-containing protein — protein sequence MFSGLIRNQALTEPVQPIALGMAGLPFWASMLVVLPVFVQAPWVRQQPFTSCLFGLVLLSVGVITNSIAPNKWKELGALLVGFSGSWLAGSLFWGWLASHPLLHLPVEAFALPLAITGLQTRWRLGCAFYLASLLGTAFTDLAMALTGVISLWPAVIGASTAEATLLLQDAAAFVLRPSSLLTVITAGAVILKLVQHCRHRSNLSTATDKSWSVAAAVLFTTLLIDGLFLSLSLLAPELSGLV from the coding sequence TTGTTCAGTGGGCTGATACGCAACCAAGCCCTTACTGAGCCGGTCCAGCCGATCGCTCTGGGAATGGCAGGTTTGCCCTTCTGGGCATCCATGCTGGTGGTGTTGCCTGTGTTTGTTCAGGCTCCATGGGTGCGCCAACAGCCCTTCACCTCCTGCCTGTTCGGCCTGGTCCTGCTTTCAGTGGGCGTGATCACCAATTCGATTGCACCTAATAAATGGAAAGAGCTGGGCGCACTTCTGGTTGGCTTCAGTGGCAGCTGGCTGGCTGGCAGCCTGTTCTGGGGGTGGCTTGCGAGTCATCCATTGCTGCATCTTCCTGTTGAAGCCTTTGCCTTGCCTCTGGCGATCACAGGCCTACAAACGCGATGGCGTCTTGGCTGCGCCTTTTATCTGGCGTCGCTGCTGGGCACAGCTTTCACCGATCTGGCCATGGCTCTCACAGGCGTCATATCCCTTTGGCCTGCGGTGATTGGAGCCTCCACGGCAGAAGCGACTTTGCTGCTCCAGGACGCTGCTGCATTCGTGCTCAGGCCAAGTTCTCTGCTGACGGTGATCACGGCAGGAGCAGTCATCCTCAAGCTCGTCCAGCACTGCAGACATCGCAGCAACCTGTCAACAGCGACGGACAAGTCCTGGTCTGTGGCGGCTGCAGTGCTGTTCACAACCCTTCTGATTGACGGATTATTTCTGTCGCTGTCACTGCTTGCACCAGAACTCAGCGGCCTGGTCTGA
- the nadB gene encoding L-aspartate oxidase, whose product MKPSSPGSEPIPSGPWDVVVVGAGAADLMTCLELPDGLRVLLVNRNTSRRSSSRWAQGGIASVTRRDDNSDSHATDTIDAGAGLCDGDSVRLLVEQAPQCVDRLLELGMDFDRNSDGSLATTLEAAHSHHRVLHVQDRTGHALVDVLRQHAEQRPGLLHRRGVRVSQLWVENGRCCGVQVLDGFRLQWIRSRAVILATGGGGHLYTNTTNPAQAAGEGIALAWAAGAAVEDLEFVQFHPTALKLPGAPCFLISEAVRGEGGRLVDAAGNSPVTDLPGADLAPRDQVSRALLKSMRNQDTDHVGLDLSGIPRDQAERRFPTILERCRNHNLNPLEQPIPVAPAAHYWMGGVATDLNAATSLPGLYAVGEVACTGLHGANRLASNSLMECLVFARQLGTIDLPAVSKHDKEQWSLQRDTTSTSQTNARSTISIGELTRSIDQLSEHCWDVAGVNRSRAGMQTLLKLTRRAMSPLEQEVLLCMVNRQSHQQLLQLEEPSRQELNLLLDLIHRQRTTALLLEACLFRTESRGGHFRSDAPCSLPQWRRHSRQLRGEEIKTRSVID is encoded by the coding sequence ATGAAACCCTCCAGCCCTGGCAGCGAACCCATCCCTTCGGGTCCCTGGGATGTGGTGGTGGTTGGTGCCGGAGCCGCAGACCTGATGACCTGTCTTGAACTGCCGGACGGGCTGCGAGTGCTGCTTGTCAATCGCAACACCAGCCGGCGCTCATCGAGCCGATGGGCCCAGGGCGGGATTGCGTCCGTCACCCGTCGCGATGACAACAGCGACAGCCACGCAACAGACACCATTGATGCGGGTGCTGGTCTTTGCGACGGTGATTCGGTCCGTCTTCTCGTTGAACAGGCACCGCAGTGTGTCGACAGGCTGCTCGAGCTGGGGATGGATTTTGATCGGAATAGCGACGGGAGCCTGGCCACCACCCTCGAAGCTGCGCACAGTCATCATCGAGTGCTGCATGTTCAGGACCGAACCGGCCATGCTCTGGTTGATGTGCTTCGGCAACATGCCGAGCAGAGGCCTGGATTGCTGCATCGCAGGGGTGTTCGCGTCAGCCAGCTCTGGGTTGAGAACGGGCGGTGCTGCGGCGTCCAGGTTCTGGACGGGTTCAGGCTGCAATGGATCCGATCCAGAGCAGTGATCCTGGCCACTGGAGGCGGAGGTCACCTCTACACCAACACCACCAATCCAGCTCAAGCCGCAGGGGAGGGAATTGCCCTGGCCTGGGCTGCTGGGGCTGCAGTTGAAGATCTCGAGTTCGTCCAGTTTCATCCGACTGCGCTGAAGCTTCCTGGAGCTCCCTGCTTTCTGATCTCTGAGGCAGTGCGTGGAGAAGGAGGACGACTCGTGGACGCAGCGGGAAACAGTCCAGTCACTGACCTGCCAGGGGCTGATCTCGCTCCCAGAGACCAGGTCAGCCGCGCACTGTTGAAAAGCATGCGCAACCAGGACACCGACCACGTTGGCCTGGACCTTTCAGGGATCCCCCGCGACCAGGCTGAACGCCGCTTCCCCACAATTCTTGAGCGGTGCCGCAACCACAACCTCAATCCTCTTGAGCAACCAATCCCCGTCGCACCTGCAGCCCATTACTGGATGGGAGGCGTCGCAACGGATCTGAACGCCGCCACATCGCTGCCAGGCCTCTACGCAGTGGGTGAGGTGGCCTGCACAGGGCTGCACGGTGCCAATCGTCTGGCCAGCAATTCACTGATGGAATGTCTGGTCTTCGCACGCCAACTGGGAACGATCGACCTGCCGGCTGTTTCAAAGCACGACAAAGAGCAATGGAGCCTTCAGAGGGACACAACCAGCACCAGCCAGACCAATGCCCGCAGCACGATCAGCATCGGCGAACTCACGCGCAGCATCGATCAGCTGAGTGAACACTGCTGGGATGTGGCCGGCGTCAATCGCTCCAGAGCAGGGATGCAGACCCTGCTGAAGTTGACCAGGAGGGCCATGAGCCCCCTGGAACAGGAAGTGCTGCTGTGTATGGTCAACCGCCAATCCCATCAGCAACTGCTGCAGCTGGAGGAACCAAGTCGCCAGGAACTGAATCTGCTGCTTGATCTCATCCATCGGCAGCGCACCACTGCTTTGCTCCTGGAAGCCTGTCTGTTCAGAACCGAAAGTCGCGGAGGACATTTCCGCAGCGATGCACCCTGTTCCCTTCCCCAGTGGCGCCGGCACAGTCGGCAGCTCAGAGGGGAAGAGATCAAAACCCGCAGCGTCATTGATTAA
- a CDS encoding cytochrome B6: MGVLIYVGLVGAGLTTAVTISFVLRRIKLI; encoded by the coding sequence ATGGGCGTCCTCATTTATGTGGGTCTAGTCGGGGCCGGACTCACCACCGCTGTGACCATCAGTTTCGTTCTGCGTCGGATCAAACTGATCTGA
- the psbU gene encoding photosystem II complex extrinsic protein PsbU codes for MKRLLSWLTGILVMAGLLMGLLLPASVQAADIRNVADDKIAERGEKVDLNNSSVRRFQQFPGMYPTLAGKIVLGGPYESVNDVLSLDLTDRQKELFEKYRDNFTVTEPSIALNEGFDRINDGQYR; via the coding sequence ATGAAGCGTCTGCTGTCCTGGCTGACAGGCATTCTTGTGATGGCAGGCCTGCTGATGGGCCTGCTCCTACCAGCGAGCGTTCAGGCTGCTGACATCCGCAACGTGGCTGACGACAAGATCGCAGAGCGCGGCGAAAAGGTGGATCTGAACAATTCCTCCGTGCGTCGTTTCCAGCAGTTCCCTGGCATGTATCCCACCCTTGCCGGCAAGATCGTGTTGGGTGGGCCCTACGAGAGCGTTAACGATGTTCTTTCCCTCGATCTCACAGATCGGCAGAAAGAGCTGTTCGAGAAGTACCGCGACAATTTCACCGTCACAGAACCATCAATTGCTCTCAATGAGGGTTTCGATCGGATCAATGATGGCCAGTACCGCTGA